The following are encoded together in the Kwoniella europaea PYCC6329 chromosome 1, complete sequence genome:
- a CDS encoding 26S protease regulatory subunit 4, translated as MGQAPSSGAPGGGKRDGKDNKDKKSKWEPPIPTRVGKKKKRGPDASSRLPAVYPTTRCKLKMLKMERIKDYLLMEEEFVANQASQSGEDRTAADRTRVDELRGSPMGVGSLEEIIDDDHAIVSVGNGPEYYVGIMSFVDKDLLEPGCSVLLHHKTHAVVGVLADDTDPMVSVMKLDKAPTESYADIGGLETQIQEIKESVELPLTHPELYEEMGIRPPKGVILYGVPGTGKTLLAKAVANQTSATFLRIVGSELIQKYLGDGPKLVRELFRVAEEHAPSIVFIDEIDAIGTKRYDSTSGGEREIQRTMLELLNQLDGFDTRGDVKVIMATNRIESLDPALIRPGRIDRKIEFPLPDTKTKRHIFKLHTSRMSLADDVDLEELVMTKDDLSGADIKAVCKRRMRVTKADFTTAREKPAGLYL; from the exons ATG GGTCAAGCTCCATCGAGTGGTGCGCCTGGAGGTGGTaagagggatgggaaggataACAAAGACAAG AAATCCAAATGGGAACCACCCATCCCAACCAGAgtaggaaagaagaagaagagaggcCCAGATGCATCATCGAGACTTCCAGCAGTCTATCCTACGACTCGATGCAAGCTCAAGATGCtcaagatggagaggatcaaagattatttgttgatggaggaggaattCGTCGCCAATCAAGCATCACAATCTGGTGAAGATCGTACCGCGGCTGATCGTACTCGAGTGGATGAACTCAGAGGATCGCCTATGGGAGTTGGATCCTTGGAGGAgattatcgatgatgatcacgCTATCGTATCTGTTGGGAACGGTCCGGAATATTACGTTGGAATCATGTCTTTTGTCGATAAAGATCTGTTAGAACCCGGATGTTCGGTACTGCTACACCATAAAACTCACGCCGTTGTTGGTGTTCTAGCCGATGACACCGATCCTATGGTTTCGGTGATGAAGCTTGACAAAGCTCCTACGGAAAGCTACGCAGACATCGGTGGTTTAGAAACCCAAATCCAGGAGATAAAAGAATCGGTAGAACTTCCTCTTACTCATCCCGAATTGtacgaagagatgggtatCCGACCCCCGAAGGGTGTCATCCTGTACGGTGTGCCAGGTACTGGTAAAACGCTGCTTGCTAAAGCCGTCGCCAACCAAACATCAGCCACTTTCTTGCGTATCGTCGGTTCGGAACTCATTCAGAAGTATTTGGGAGATGGTCCGAAGTTAGTTCGAGAATTGTTCAGAGTAGCAGAGGAACACGCGCCAAGTATCGTTTTCATCGACGAGATTGATGCGATCGGTACCAAGAGATATGATTCGACGTCTGGTGGTGAAAGGGAGATTCAGCGAACAATGTTGGAGTTACTGAATCAATTGGATGGTTTCGACACCAGAGGGGATGTAAAGGTTATTATGGCAACGAACAGA ATCGAATCCCTCGATCCCGCTCTTATTCGACCTGGCCGAATAGATCGAAAGATTG AATTTCCTTTACCCGACACGAAAACCAAACGACATATCTTCAAGCTTCATACGTCAAGGATGTCTTTGGCTGATGACGTCGATCTGGAGGAGTTGGTCATGACGAAGGATGATCTATCCGGAGCCGACATCAAGGCTGTGTGCA AGAGACGTATGCGAGTCACCAAAGCC GATTTTACTACTGCCAGAGAGAAG CCTGCCGGTTTGTATTTATAG